From one Vannielia litorea genomic stretch:
- a CDS encoding GTP-binding protein: MAKEKFERTKPHVNIGTIGHVDHGKTTLTAAITKQFGDF; encoded by the coding sequence ATGGCTAAGGAAAAGTTTGAACGCACGAAACCGCATGTGAACATCGGCACGATCGGTCACGTGGACCACGGCAAGACGACGCTGACGGCTGCGATCACCAAGCAGTTTGGCGACTTCAA